A region of the Montipora foliosa isolate CH-2021 chromosome 8, ASM3666993v2, whole genome shotgun sequence genome:
ACAAACTGAAGCAATTTTATTTGCTATCGCAAATATGTACTCCATCTACCTAATGCAATTGTAAACATCGACGGCTACTTTGACAATCAAATGAAGAAGTATTTAATTACGTCAATATCAAAGGCGATTAATGTGTAGAAGGTACGTTGGAGTGTGCACTCTGACTCAGTCTCAAGGAAGATATTTCTTGCATAATGCAAGCTAAACAAGATGAATTACAAGAAAAAGAAGCGACTACTTTTGATTATGATAAGGAAATGGGCGAAGCGTTGAGCACAATATTTGGCAACCTTCGTGGAATACAGGAAATGCGACGTATTACACCAAGCTCGGTTGATTTGCGAGCTGTGACAGTGCAGAGCACATCAGAAACTCACCGTATTAAGTTTCAACAGAGCCCTTCGGAACTTAAAGAACATGAAGAACGAAAGGAACAAAGGACCAACGAAACTGTGACTGTGAAATGTAAAAGAAGATTACCTGTTTTGCCACAAATACGAAAACAAACTCGGTAAAACTATAAACTGGTTGGCGTCTGATCATTACAGAAAACAAATTAGGGCACTCGCAAAGAACCAGGACGGAATCAGTTTAAACAGTTCAACTGGGGAGGTCCACAGACATTGATTGATAAAATGAACACATATAACAATTGAACAAACAGGTATAAAAGTGTACATGTTTCACTCACAATGAAAGGCTCAAATGGTGCGGTAACACACTACACAAGACTGTAGTCTTGGAGGACTTGGAGTTAGCGATACAACATGATGACCCTTGGGCTCAGTTGCGCGGACCTgttccaggggcacccaacgataatcttcgaaCGGTGAAAtttgtgttcgggagagtcaagctgctctaagaatttcggttgtACGTTGCTAAACAGCTATAGCTTTCTTTCCTAATGCATCCCCTAAGAGATTCGCAACCTTGGGAAAAGTCAGgctcccttacgttttcggaaggggtatttttgcacttttttttggcacttaaaaaggtcacctagcagaacttttcggatgagcaaatggtttgcTGGGACGTTCTTAGAAGGTAATGTTCAGCTAGGAATTTCGGAAATGAAGatttcattccctaaaattttcggacactttaattttcagctaagatatccgaacagatcaaattcttctaggtgataaaaacatctgtTTATACATtatctctcaaaggcttttggcttaatttgctggTTGGGTGCCCTTGCTCTTCTCTTATGTAAAACACTCATAATCCTTCCTCTCTACAAACTAAGTTTTATTCCATGACGGAAGTTTCAAATTTAATCTAATTTTGGGGGTGATATCAAGGCTTTAATATTTCACATTTTGAGAGAAAACACTAATAAACAGCAGTTTAGCGTTCAATTATTTAGATCCTATTTGATGTCTATCAACCCGATTAAAATGAAACGTAACATCCTATCAACATACCAACCACCGATTCAAAGCAACTCTTTTGTTTGAAGAATACAGCTTAAATatgtttgtctttttttctggaCGATGACTGAAGTGCCCTCTGATTTGTTATCTCCGTGCATCGTGTGAGGTGCTTAGTTTAATAGAATCTTAATAGAACACTTAACACTAACAAATGATAGATGAATTGCAAAGCCCGTAATTCGTATTAACAGTGATAAGGCAATAGCGAATAGACCTATTACCGCAATAAAAGGTGTCCAAAAGTGAAGTCTTTTTCTCAGAAATTAACCTGTCAGTTAAATGACAATTTTGTTGGTTCATTTATTGTGATGACCTTTGCACTCCCAATATAATATATGTGAAGTTCAAAGATCTTCCGATCAGCTCTCTGATGCCGTGATAGTTCAGTCAGTTGTAGAGCAATGCGCGGGGCACTTGTACGGTCGAGCGTCAGAGTATCGTTCAAACCAGGTTAACTTCGACGATGTTCGCACTGAAAAGTGACTCAAAAGTCaaacaatgaaatcaaatagtaagctaagtgatattttaaaGTCACAATGgttttttatgagaaaaagAGCAAACAAGACTTCAGGGACACTTTCCTTTTGTACCCAAAATAGGATTTATCCGGTGGtaaatcaaatggaacagaCTTTTCCACTGAAAAGCTCGTACCTGCACAACTGCACGTGAGAATTACTACTTATGAAGTAATGATCGAAAATccggcagccatgtttgttaTTCTAAATGATTAGTATCCGGTctcttgagaaaaaaagaatAGGAAACACGCTTGTCCCGTCCCATGttttgattgaggaaatttgTCCTTGGCCTCCTGTTCTCACGCATTCGCCCCACCCAGCCCCCTCACCGCCAACGACTATTCCCACAGTGCTTGAATTCAGCGGTTTCTGCCCACCTGCCTCCCTCTCTCTCCTTTCGTCGCCATCTTTGCTGGTGAGGTTGTTTGTCTTGCTTAACAATCTTCTTCCATctgcattgaaaaaaaaacacttttccaaaCTTTTCTTGCTTAATTTATGTAAAAGATTTAAGTATTCCGTCGTTACAATAATTACCTTAAAGTATTGATCCAAAGTTAACGGAATTTCTGTTGTTATTGCGGCAGGGGTATTTTGCAGAACTCCGAACGccgaatggttagctttcaattttgaTAGTGCAGTGATAGGTCTACGCCCCGACTTCTAGAATTGTTAGCTTTTAGTTACTgttgcatacatgtacagttaTTATCGTCAAGTACCGTTGTTATAATTGTGTTAAGTAATATAGTCGTTCTTTCCTTGTAAATCTGTAGGCTTCCCTGAACAATGGGAAAATTTATCAAGTCTGGAAAAGTTGTGTTGGTTTTAAACGGTCGCTACGCAGGTAGAAAAGCGGTGATAGTGAAGAACTATGACGACGGGACCGCGGACAAGCAATATGGACACGCACTTGTCGCTGGAATCGCTCGTTATCCGCTTAAAGTTAAAAAAGGCATGAGCAAAAAGAAGTTGGCCAAACGATCCAGAATAAAGGCGTTTGTCAAAGTTTACAATTACAATCATCTAATGCCCACCAGGTAGTGTgcagcttaattaattaaatgtacATTGTAATTGATGTATATCTGAAGTGCAGGGTATAGACGAATGGGAAAAGTAATCCTTGCACTTAGCTGGAACAAACTAAGCAATAAATTTAttgtaacttttttaaaagacacttgGAAAATCAGGTGGTCccaatgggatttgaactctcgacctctgtgatgccatTGCAATGATCTACCAACTTTTTATCAACTTGATGTGCAAACGTTGTTAATTGatactgagttatgaagccacacagATTGGAGAAGGTCAATTTGTGGCTaagttttacttcgtgtagaagacgcacatgacgtaacaaaagctttaggggtctttagggatttagaattctgattaggtattgtttcacgatttttgttctattgttttatgtcatgtgtgtcttctacacgaagtaaaagccaaatttgtgcgaggatcacttctctcatttgtctgcaacctgcagttcgaatgtacattcatttcattcatctggtccttcacgggaacaaatgagatcagcaaattgacctgctcccaactttGTAGCTTCATAACTCATTTGATAGAGCATTACATTGGCATCACAGAGGCCATGGGTTTGAAACCTGTTGAcaccacctgaattttttggGTTTCACCAAGAAGGTTTCAATGTaatgtttaaattgtccagctaagtgcgAGAGTCACTTCTTTCATtcgtttaacccattgactactCAAGTGCCCTGGGATGCCCCGGTTGACGACTAAAATTgtttggcattagacagtaaaatctttcaagtctcacttccaggagtcaatgggttaactgtATATTctcattttgatttgtttgcatTTCAGCTTGCGTTTCATGCCGTCTTGCTAGCAGTGCTACACAAACACGAAACGAAGCGTCTGGCCTCCAGCCTCAGACGAAAACACTGCTTACTGCATACCTTTGTTCTGTGTACAGACATAGAGCTAAATGCTCTATTTTGTTCCTTACAGATAGGTTATTTATGAATAATATTGTTCCTAAAGAAATAGACTGCTTGGTCTTGTTTCTCGAATTATTGTGTTATAACCTGAATGTCAGACTACCGATTTAATCTTACAGATACTCTGTCGATGTTAACCTGGATAAGACAGTTATCAACAAGGAGGTATTTAAGGATCCAGCATCGAAACGAAAAGCAACAAAAGAAGCCAAGGCAAAGTTCGaagaaaggtaacaaaaagTTGGAAATAATGTTCTCAGTATTTTATTGCAAGACCATGTTGGTTGCTTGCTTGCTCTGCTGGGCACTGTTCAAGGCATTGCTTGGAACTACTGTTTGCAGCAGGATCTTAGTAAGGGGAGCCTCCATTTGATTTTCTTATACTTGGCCTAGGAGTTAAACCTTCCctgagtagatttatttataaaatGCCAACCTTAGGAGATTCAGCACACCCGctgttgtaaaagccagtcCAAAAAGAGCTGTCTCAGCGTcaaggaaaataatttttatgatACTTTTTGTGGGAAAAAGCTGTTCCCAAAAGTATATTCATTCTGGAAAGGGTTGACTAAAGAAAGTAGTGGAGATAGAAGCTCCCCTTGACAAGCTCCTGTTTGAGGCAATTTTGCACCAGTTACCATGACAAAAATTGTGTCGTTTTAGTCATGTCAATGGCGGTATTTACAGTGTATACTAGAGGATGTGTAAGATGTCTCAGATGTCTTAGACAACTAGTTTAAATATGGAAAATAAGGTGGACGCGTTAAACATCAGATGAATTAAACATCTAAAGTTAAGTGCGTCTTAACGACACATTTAACAGACTTCTTAGTAGTTTCAGACCTTTAAGCCATCTAGTATAAAGATGAGACACACTAAACTGGGACGCACAAAGCAATGAAGTGCACACAGTCTCTTCGGTGATTAAATCTCagtatcttttgaagaaaattgtgaatttgatttctagccATCGCAGTTAAGTGcgtcccgtatttatattagtcgCACTTGCAGccagacgtttaatgcgtctggacgtcttagacgtcctctgGCATAAATATGGCCAATGACATCTTTTCAACAGTTGCACATAACATGACAAAATAGCAAGAGTTGCAAGGGGTTTTGCCTGGGCTGAGCTGTGAAACTGAAGAAATCACACAGAAGTCATTACATACCAATATGTCTTCCCCTTAATAACCTTATGACTACTAggtatatatagtttacgtcatagaaagtgcagCGTACaaggttttattcactcgttgtttgtgtcaaaaacccgaacgagcgagtgagggtttttgacacaaacaacgagtgaataaaacccccgtacaaagcactttctatgtcgtgaactgtttgtttgtttgtttgttttttcaggtACAAGTCTGGCAAGAACAGGTggtttttccagaaactgaggttcTGAACAGCAAacttgtaaaataataaaattgagATTGCAATATGGAGTCTTTTGCGTCACTTTGTTCCCTCTCTTACTGCCTACTAACATTTCAAAGTCAGGGCTCTGAATATTATTGCCAAAGTTTGTTCAGATTATTCTCCTTCAAAGTTGGCTGTTATAACTGGCTGAATGTGGTGTAATGCTGAAAAACCATAAAATCGTGAAAAATCATCCCGGGTTATAGCTAATCCTGCATCCAAATTCCATCTTGAATCAAGGGCTGTGGAGTGCATTTGAAAGAAgtgagggtgggggggggggtggagggCTAGGGCTTGGTATATGTATGAGAGTAGTGTAAATTACTAAGTCTCTGTTAAAGCTGAAAACAACACCGTaaggaaaattgggggggggATATAGGTCCCCCCAGCCCCTCCCTCTCCACGGCCCCTGTGGATCCAAATATCTCTTGATACTTGACAGTGGTATTTCATCCAACTGAATGGCAGACCCTTCATCAACCCATCCCTTGACCAATGGTCGATTCAAATTAAGCCAAACAGAAGTTTTCTGTCCCAATAACTTCAAAACAATCAGTATTTTTGGCTCTAAAGTTCATGACTGGTATATAGAGGTTCAGTGGTATGGAATTTTGTTAACCATCATGTCAAAAACGTAG
Encoded here:
- the LOC138012692 gene encoding large ribosomal subunit protein eL27-like yields the protein MGKFIKSGKVVLVLNGRYAGRKAVIVKNYDDGTADKQYGHALVAGIARYPLKVKKGMSKKKLAKRSRIKAFVKVYNYNHLMPTRYSVDVNLDKTVINKEVFKDPASKRKATKEAKAKFEERYKSGKNRWFFQKLRF